The Pirellulales bacterium genome contains a region encoding:
- a CDS encoding SseB family protein, whose amino-acid sequence MSNEQFNPTGSMSSNQAGGLTPANPAFVATSPLEQLLEAACTNKMQMEVFLNQFINNHVLVLLNEDPGNPPQMNKISPVTFNRGDGQQYVVTFTSAERVKPFVEQFPQFKHALGMHAGFIVQSLNNNIGIAVNPGCPIGFEWHAPGVQQAKSNIDWSKAPWNQQQAAAAQSMNPAGGMAPPPSNA is encoded by the coding sequence ATGTCCAACGAACAATTTAATCCGACTGGTTCGATGTCTTCCAATCAAGCGGGTGGCCTGACCCCCGCCAACCCCGCGTTTGTTGCCACTTCGCCCCTCGAACAATTACTCGAAGCCGCCTGCACCAACAAAATGCAGATGGAAGTTTTTCTCAATCAATTCATCAACAACCATGTGCTGGTTCTGCTGAATGAAGACCCCGGCAATCCGCCCCAAATGAATAAAATCTCCCCGGTTACCTTTAATCGAGGGGACGGCCAGCAATATGTGGTCACCTTTACCTCCGCCGAACGGGTCAAGCCGTTTGTCGAACAATTTCCGCAGTTTAAACATGCCCTGGGCATGCACGCCGGTTTTATTGTGCAATCCCTCAATAACAATATCGGCATTGCGGTGAATCCTGGCTGCCCCATCGGCTTTGAATGGCATGCTCCGGGCGTGCAACAAGCCAAATCCAACATTGACTGGTCCAAGGCCCCCTGGAATCAACAACAAGCCGCGGCCGCGCAATCAATGAATCCCGCGGGCGGCATGGCTCCGCCGCCGTCCAACGCCTAA
- a CDS encoding GNAT family N-acetyltransferase yields MPIEPLLPSLQLHLHRQTPLADSFRTRQIAGQYGLTLAETLTECIVCDLPDLRRPWRIGLITGPSGSGKSSVARQLFGESVATPADWPRDRAIIDSLGELTTRQLARLLTAVGLGSIPAWLKPYHVLSTGQRFRCDLAHAFAKSVAEPGKMTSVAKDPPPIPTVVYDEFSSTIDRTAARMVAATVAKAIRREHLCCRFVAVTCHDDVAVWLAPDWTLDMGTGQFARRSLRRPPISCEIYRYDNGAWRLFRHHHYLSGKLSPQARCYVALWNKRPVGFCAVLPALGHRGLWRITRLVVLPDFQGLGLGMRLAEAIAAGYQRQGLRMNISGAHPALIAHCRRSPCWRCTAVYKYGQRGSPAFEGTFRGSYGRPTVTFSYVGECNPLTP; encoded by the coding sequence ATGCCTATTGAACCTCTATTGCCTTCCCTGCAATTGCACCTGCATCGGCAGACGCCACTGGCCGATTCCTTTCGCACGCGACAAATCGCCGGCCAGTATGGTCTGACATTGGCGGAGACTTTAACTGAATGCATCGTGTGTGATTTACCCGACCTCCGGCGGCCCTGGCGAATCGGGCTAATCACGGGTCCCTCGGGCAGTGGCAAATCTAGCGTCGCTCGGCAGTTATTTGGTGAAAGTGTTGCCACCCCGGCTGATTGGCCGCGCGACAGGGCCATCATCGATAGCCTGGGCGAGTTAACCACCCGTCAGCTCGCGCGGTTGCTAACCGCCGTGGGGCTAGGGAGCATTCCGGCGTGGCTCAAGCCGTATCATGTGCTAAGCACCGGGCAGCGCTTTCGGTGTGATTTGGCGCATGCTTTTGCCAAGTCGGTCGCCGAACCCGGCAAAATGACATCCGTGGCAAAAGACCCACCGCCGATACCGACGGTGGTTTACGACGAGTTCTCTAGCACGATTGATCGGACCGCGGCGCGGATGGTGGCGGCGACAGTGGCAAAAGCGATACGCCGGGAGCATCTTTGCTGTCGATTTGTCGCGGTCACCTGCCATGACGACGTGGCCGTGTGGCTTGCGCCGGATTGGACGTTGGATATGGGGACGGGACAATTCGCACGGAGGTCGCTTCGGCGGCCCCCCATCAGTTGCGAGATCTATCGTTATGACAACGGAGCCTGGCGGTTATTTCGCCACCATCACTATCTAAGCGGCAAGTTATCGCCACAAGCGCGATGTTATGTCGCCCTGTGGAATAAGCGGCCCGTTGGATTTTGCGCGGTGTTACCGGCGCTTGGCCACCGCGGGCTATGGCGGATCACGCGATTGGTGGTCTTGCCGGACTTCCAGGGCCTGGGGCTGGGGATGCGACTGGCGGAGGCGATAGCCGCGGGCTACCAGCGGCAGGGGCTGCGGATGAACATCTCCGGCGCGCATCCGGCGCTGATCGCGCATTGCCGCCGCTCGCCCTGCTGGCGTTGCACGGCGGTTTACAAGTATGGCCAACGCGGGTCGCCCGCATTTGAAGGAACGTTTCGCGGTTCATACGGACGACCCACGGTAACATTTAGCTATGTGGGCGAGTGTAATCCTCTCACTCCGTGA